From Phragmites australis chromosome 5, lpPhrAust1.1, whole genome shotgun sequence, a single genomic window includes:
- the LOC133918714 gene encoding thermospermine synthase ACAULIS5-like has protein sequence MVGAVQEDIVREWNGLETNGYESRAMTKPQPRAEESKWYEEEIDDDLKLCYALNSVLHRGASKYQEIALIDTKHFGKALIIDGKMQSTEVDEFIYHESLIHPPLLFHPNAKTVFVMGGGEGSAAREVLRHNTVQRVVMCDIDEEVVDFCRTYLSANWGAFSSDKLCLVFNDARAELEKSREKFDVIVGDLADPVEGGPCYQLYTKSFYEHVVKPKLNDRGIFVTQAGPAGVLTHREVFSSIYNTIRHVFKYVKAYTAHVPSFADTWGWVMASDHPFNLTAQEINERIKERVDGELVYLTGESLISSTVLNKSVCQSLQNETHVYTEDDARFIHGHGRARCALTER, from the exons ATGGTCGGGGCTGTGCAGGAAGACATCGTCCGTGAGTGGAACGGCCTTGAGACGAATGGGTACGAGAGCAGGGCCATGACGAAGCCGCAGCCGCGTGCAGAGGAGAGCAAGTGGTACGAGGAGGAGATCGACGATGACCTCAAGCTCTGCTACGCACTCAACAG TGTGCTGCATCGAGGGGCAAGCAAGTACCAGGAGATAGCTCTCATCGATACAAAGCATTTCGGGAAG GCTTTGATCATCGACGGGAAGATGCAGAGCACGGAGGTGGACGAGTTCATCTACCACGAGTCACTGATACACCCGCCCCTTCTCTTCCATCCCAA TGCGAAGACGGTGTTCGtcatgggcggcggcgagggctccgCGGCGAGGGAGGTGCTCAGGCACAACACGGTCCAAAGGGTGGTCATGTGCGACATAGACGAGGAGGTGGTGGACTTTTGCCGGACTTACCTGAGCGCCAACTGGGGCGCCTTCTCCAGCGACAAGCTCTGCCTCGTCTTCAACGACGCCAG GGCCGAACTGGAGAAGAGCCGGGAGAAGTTCGACGTGATCGTGGGCGACCTTGCGGACCCCGTGGAGGGGGGACCCTGCTACCAGCTCTACACCAAGTCCTTCTACGAGCACGTCGTCAAGCCCAAGCTCAACGACCGCGGCATCTTCGTCACGCAG GCCGGGCCGGCCGGTGTGCTGACCCACAGGGAGGTCTTCTCTTCCATCTACAACACCATCAGGCATGTCTTCAAGT ATGTGAAAGCGTACACTGCTCACGTGCCGTCGTTCGCTGACACCTGGGGCTGGGTCATGGCATCGGATCATCCATTTAACCTGACTGCCCAAGAAATCAATGAAAGGATCAAGGAGAGGGTGGACGGGGAGCTGGTGTACTTGACCGGGGAGTCCCTCATCTCTTCCACCGTTCTCAACAAAAGCGTCTGCCAGTC GCTGCAGAACGAGACACACGTGTACACGGAGGATGACGCGAGGTTCATCCACGGGCACGGGAGGGCGCGCTGTGCTTTAACTGAACGTTGA